One Porphyromonas pogonae genomic region harbors:
- a CDS encoding histidine-type phosphatase: protein MKTLRTDYGIKTSCRKIRSTAALWVLLLVAFTSIQAQNPRYNQLHEQYKLKEVVVLSRHNIRAPLSGGNSVLGKVTHGKWTQWTANASELTLKGGVLETMMGQYFRKWLEAEGLFKDGECPGSDEVNVYANSMQRTIATARYFTTAFFPTCDVPVHHRFAPSKMDPVFFPRMTKLSPAIEARATSEINAMGGKGGLKGLTETLKPAFRTIEKVLDMKHAPACETEHICSLDDYDTKLIFKLNEEPNLSGSLKLATRIADALILQYFEVADDKQAAFGHKLSEQEWESISGVKDVYGDILFTAPSVAVNVAHPLLVYMKDELSAPERKLTYLVGHDSNIGSVTKALKVEDYSLPSTIEKKTPIGCKLLLEKWADKQTGKEYVGVSLLYQSTDQLRGLQPLSLNTPPMTYQLRLAGLKANAQGLYELADVNTRFAEAIAEYESLK, encoded by the coding sequence ATGAAAACACTACGAACAGATTACGGGATCAAGACCTCCTGCCGTAAGATACGGTCTACAGCTGCATTGTGGGTGTTGCTTCTTGTTGCTTTTACGTCTATACAAGCGCAAAATCCCCGTTACAATCAGCTACACGAGCAATACAAGCTCAAAGAAGTGGTGGTGCTGAGCCGCCACAACATACGTGCGCCACTCTCGGGCGGTAATAGCGTTCTGGGCAAAGTGACGCATGGTAAGTGGACACAGTGGACTGCCAATGCCAGCGAACTTACTCTCAAGGGCGGTGTGCTGGAGACTATGATGGGACAATACTTCCGCAAATGGTTGGAGGCGGAGGGGCTTTTCAAAGACGGGGAGTGCCCCGGTAGTGACGAGGTCAATGTATACGCCAATAGTATGCAGCGCACCATTGCCACGGCACGGTACTTTACCACGGCTTTCTTCCCCACTTGCGATGTGCCGGTACATCATCGCTTCGCTCCGAGCAAGATGGATCCCGTGTTTTTTCCTCGCATGACCAAGCTGAGCCCTGCCATAGAAGCCCGAGCCACAAGTGAGATAAACGCTATGGGAGGCAAGGGCGGACTCAAAGGGCTTACCGAAACGCTGAAGCCCGCCTTCCGCACCATAGAGAAGGTGCTGGATATGAAGCATGCCCCGGCGTGCGAGACAGAGCATATCTGTAGCCTCGACGACTATGATACCAAGCTTATCTTCAAGCTCAACGAAGAGCCTAACCTGAGCGGATCACTCAAGCTCGCCACACGCATAGCGGATGCACTGATACTGCAATACTTCGAAGTGGCTGATGACAAGCAGGCCGCTTTCGGGCACAAGCTCAGTGAGCAGGAGTGGGAGAGTATATCGGGTGTAAAGGATGTATATGGCGATATTCTATTTACAGCGCCATCTGTGGCTGTGAATGTGGCACATCCCTTGCTAGTATATATGAAGGACGAACTGAGTGCCCCCGAACGCAAACTCACCTACCTTGTAGGACACGACTCCAATATAGGCTCAGTAACCAAAGCGCTCAAGGTGGAAGACTATTCACTGCCCTCTACGATAGAGAAGAAAACGCCTATAGGCTGTAAACTGCTCCTCGAGAAGTGGGCCGATAAGCAAACGGGCAAAGAGTACGTGGGGGTGAGTCTCCTTTATCAGTCCACGGATCAGCTGAGAGGGCTGCAACCGCTGTCTCTCAATACTCCTCCCATGACCTATCAACTCCGTCTGGCAGGGCTCAAAGCCAATGCGCAGGGACTGTACGAGCTTGCGGATGTCAACACCCGTTTTGCAGAAGCTATCGCTGAGTACGAGTCGCTTAAATAA
- a CDS encoding glycoside hydrolase family 31 protein — protein sequence MNKQLALMFAVSLLSVIGIKAQSNTQREFWHEDFSGGKLPQGWTLGDSCSKAECKWIVTDQPYPGSFQFNQQAPPIASISRGFHIQYRPGTITNEDVTKWNQSKVYPSAYFQTGAIDCSAEKQVILKFVHTARWNDWFTDKDAGLYVMVSNDAKTWKWYNLTPSIPAVTSPHKPIQEEINITDVAAGKRTVYLRFYWKGIFSWYWMIDDIALANPLRSDLAVTELTSHKPEGNNFKKGEVIKVKVKNMGSDPVTGDVPLKLTVDDKTVLNAVLSGSKQPLAFNQEREVAFPATDLAGKGSHSLEIVSSLPGDQRPANDTLRVKLFATAMNLGNVSAVKRLADHEYEVASGDSRLKISFLRDDIFRVWLAPEGNYTNPAGDAIVVDYKVHSPKVTMKEQRDYYAFSTPHCVLRVYKSPLRMALYGADNKTLKFEELSPLTYGQKTYQQIRRQDDEYFFGGGMQNGRFSHRDSLVKIAVSGGWDDGDVPNPAPFMMSSKGWGAFRNTFSTGEYDFKATTKLSHDENRFDCFYFAGNTLKDNLNLYTDITGKPFMPAMWMLTMGDANCYNKPEQRIGTPQSTPDVLPLVADKYVQYDMPRGWILPNDGYGCGYVKLDSVVRELHKRGFMTGLWTENGVAKIATEVGTYGTRLCKLDVAWVGSGYDFALNGAKAAFEGIQNNSDARGFVWTVCGWAGTQRYATVWSGDQSANWKYIEYHIPTVVGSGLSAFNAATSDIDGIFGGSPMTYTRDLQWKVYTPILMTMSGWAPANKQPWVYGDPYIGINRHFLNLKMRMLPYQYTYCREAHTSGTPMVRAMVLEFPHDKETYKPHAGYQFMSGEWLMVAPVYTSKKWSTVRDSIYFPRGAEWYDQLTGEKMKSGEWLKEYKCNLKDIPVFVKAGAIIPMYDAMHYVWEKPHDHLTVELWPKGKTSFDLYEDDLLTRKYEQGEYAMTNITSELDNSGKNLKVQIHPVKGHYQGIFGERSYTFDIRCTATPKVVEVQGKRLTAVATRAAWESAASGYFYDSADRKGRLWVKVAKTPTDRLMKLEVKL from the coding sequence ATGAATAAACAATTAGCCTTAATGTTTGCTGTGAGCCTACTGTCGGTCATAGGCATCAAAGCCCAGAGCAATACACAGAGAGAGTTTTGGCATGAAGACTTCTCCGGCGGCAAACTGCCACAGGGATGGACCCTCGGCGACTCGTGCTCCAAAGCCGAGTGTAAGTGGATTGTCACCGACCAGCCTTATCCCGGCTCATTCCAGTTCAACCAGCAGGCTCCTCCCATTGCCTCTATCAGTCGCGGATTTCATATTCAGTACCGCCCCGGTACTATTACTAATGAAGATGTGACCAAGTGGAACCAAAGCAAGGTTTATCCCAGTGCATACTTTCAGACGGGTGCCATAGACTGCTCGGCAGAGAAGCAGGTCATCCTCAAGTTCGTACACACAGCTCGCTGGAATGACTGGTTTACCGACAAGGATGCAGGGCTGTACGTCATGGTCAGTAATGATGCTAAGACCTGGAAGTGGTACAACCTCACCCCCTCAATTCCCGCTGTGACCAGCCCGCACAAACCTATACAGGAGGAAATAAACATCACGGACGTGGCAGCAGGTAAGCGCACTGTGTACCTGCGTTTTTACTGGAAAGGTATCTTCTCATGGTATTGGATGATCGATGACATCGCCCTTGCCAACCCGCTCCGAAGCGATCTTGCCGTCACCGAGCTTACATCACACAAGCCTGAGGGCAATAACTTCAAAAAAGGCGAAGTAATCAAAGTAAAAGTAAAGAATATGGGATCCGATCCCGTGACCGGAGATGTGCCGCTCAAACTGACGGTCGACGACAAAACAGTCCTCAATGCCGTGCTCTCCGGCTCCAAACAACCACTGGCCTTCAATCAAGAACGTGAGGTGGCATTTCCTGCCACCGACCTTGCCGGCAAGGGCTCCCACTCCCTCGAGATCGTATCTTCACTTCCCGGTGACCAGCGTCCCGCAAACGACACCCTGCGTGTCAAACTTTTTGCTACAGCCATGAATCTGGGCAATGTATCCGCTGTGAAGCGCCTTGCTGATCATGAATACGAAGTGGCTTCAGGCGATAGTCGCCTCAAGATTTCGTTCTTGCGTGACGATATCTTCAGGGTGTGGTTGGCTCCCGAAGGCAACTATACCAACCCTGCCGGTGATGCTATCGTGGTCGATTACAAAGTGCACAGCCCCAAGGTAACGATGAAGGAGCAGCGCGACTACTACGCTTTCAGCACACCTCACTGCGTACTCCGTGTGTACAAGTCGCCTCTGCGCATGGCCTTGTACGGTGCAGACAACAAGACGCTCAAGTTTGAGGAGCTGTCGCCCCTCACATACGGACAAAAGACTTACCAGCAGATCAGACGTCAGGACGATGAATATTTCTTTGGCGGAGGTATGCAAAACGGTCGCTTCTCACACCGTGACAGCCTGGTCAAGATAGCTGTAAGCGGGGGGTGGGACGATGGTGATGTGCCCAACCCTGCGCCATTTATGATGAGTTCCAAAGGTTGGGGCGCCTTCCGCAACACCTTCTCCACGGGCGAATATGACTTCAAAGCCACCACTAAACTGAGCCATGATGAGAACAGATTCGATTGTTTCTACTTCGCCGGCAATACGCTCAAGGACAACCTCAACCTCTATACCGACATTACAGGTAAACCTTTTATGCCGGCTATGTGGATGCTCACCATGGGCGATGCCAACTGCTACAACAAGCCCGAGCAACGAATAGGTACGCCACAGTCTACCCCCGACGTGCTGCCTCTGGTAGCAGACAAGTATGTACAGTATGATATGCCACGTGGTTGGATATTACCCAATGACGGCTATGGCTGTGGCTACGTCAAGCTCGATAGTGTAGTACGAGAGTTACACAAGCGTGGCTTCATGACGGGTCTCTGGACAGAAAACGGCGTGGCCAAGATAGCCACCGAGGTAGGCACCTACGGCACACGCCTCTGCAAGCTCGATGTAGCCTGGGTAGGTAGTGGATACGACTTTGCCCTGAATGGTGCCAAGGCTGCGTTTGAAGGTATACAGAACAACTCCGATGCACGTGGCTTTGTCTGGACAGTCTGTGGTTGGGCCGGTACGCAGCGCTATGCCACGGTGTGGTCTGGCGACCAATCGGCCAACTGGAAGTACATCGAGTACCACATCCCCACAGTAGTAGGCTCGGGACTCTCGGCTTTCAACGCTGCTACCAGCGATATCGACGGCATATTCGGCGGGTCTCCCATGACCTACACACGTGACTTGCAGTGGAAGGTGTACACCCCCATACTCATGACCATGAGTGGCTGGGCTCCTGCCAATAAGCAACCGTGGGTGTATGGTGATCCTTATATAGGCATCAACAGGCACTTCCTCAACCTCAAGATGCGTATGCTCCCCTACCAATACACTTACTGCCGTGAGGCTCATACGTCAGGCACCCCAATGGTGCGTGCTATGGTGCTAGAGTTCCCTCACGACAAGGAGACCTACAAGCCACATGCCGGATACCAGTTTATGAGTGGCGAGTGGCTCATGGTAGCACCGGTGTATACCTCCAAGAAGTGGAGCACGGTGCGTGACAGCATCTATTTCCCCCGGGGTGCAGAATGGTATGACCAGCTCACGGGCGAGAAGATGAAGAGCGGTGAGTGGCTCAAGGAATACAAGTGCAACCTCAAGGACATCCCCGTATTTGTGAAGGCAGGTGCTATCATACCCATGTATGACGCCATGCACTATGTGTGGGAGAAGCCCCATGATCATCTCACCGTAGAGCTGTGGCCCAAGGGTAAGACTTCTTTTGATCTTTATGAAGATGATTTGCTCACACGCAAGTATGAGCAAGGTGAATATGCTATGACAAATATTACGTCGGAGCTGGACAATAGTGGTAAGAACCTTAAGGTGCAGATTCACCCTGTCAAGGGGCATTATCAAGGCATTTTCGGTGAGCGCAGTTATACCTTCGACATCCGCTGTACTGCCACACCCAAGGTAGTAGAGGTACAAGGCAAGCGACTCACAGCAGTGGCTACCCGTGCAGCATGGGAATCAGCTGCTTCGGGCTACTTCTATGACAGTGCCGATCGCAAGGGGCGTCTCTGGGTCAAAGTAGCCAAAACGCCTACCGACCGTCTCATGAAGCTTGAGGTGAAGCTCTAA
- a CDS encoding SoxR reducing system RseC family protein, whose product MKETIQQEGVITNIKPGEITVSIEQKSACTGCHAASYCVSTDCKDRTVKIKSFNNKDYSLGERVLVIGSRSMGHKAVLLSFVLPLVLLLVVAVLCISVFHTSEVLGAGISLASVVLYYLFLSLFEKRLSRDMIFMIKKISITTN is encoded by the coding sequence ATGAAAGAGACCATCCAGCAAGAAGGTGTCATCACTAACATCAAGCCCGGTGAAATCACGGTGAGCATTGAGCAAAAAAGCGCATGCACAGGATGTCATGCAGCCTCATACTGTGTAAGCACCGACTGCAAAGACCGTACTGTGAAAATCAAGTCCTTCAACAATAAAGATTATTCCCTAGGAGAGCGAGTACTTGTCATAGGCTCCCGTAGCATGGGGCACAAGGCTGTTTTGCTCTCATTCGTTCTACCGCTCGTTCTGCTATTGGTTGTGGCAGTGCTGTGCATCAGTGTCTTCCATACGTCCGAAGTCCTAGGCGCAGGTATCTCGCTGGCTTCCGTAGTACTGTATTATTTATTCCTTAGTCTATTCGAAAAGAGATTATCACGAGATATGATATTTATGATAAAAAAGATATCAATCACAACAAACTAA